A section of the Serratia liquefaciens ATCC 27592 genome encodes:
- a CDS encoding LysR family transcriptional regulator, which yields MDRLTSMAVFVRVVEKGSFVAAAEEMAISPTMVGKHIRALEQRLNAPLLNRTTRRQGLTEAGRVFYERCRRLLADADAAEASARALLSSPSGLLRISAPVTFGNRVLTPILTEFLQRHPEVEAEVVLSDRKVDLIEEGYEAAFRIGPVADDGLVARALPDYRMTLAASPDYLAQHGEPTRPEQLSAHCCFGFSQWDGNHFWRLLGPPGEISVPVRPRLRMDSGEGVRRAALADFGIALHATLLLDEDIAAGRLVRVLPEYSPLPRPMHLVYLPERRQSAKLEAFIALTVARLWGRV from the coding sequence ATGGATCGATTAACCAGCATGGCGGTGTTTGTACGGGTGGTGGAAAAAGGCAGCTTCGTCGCCGCCGCCGAAGAGATGGCTATTTCACCGACCATGGTTGGCAAACACATTCGCGCTCTGGAACAACGGTTGAATGCGCCGCTGCTTAATCGTACTACCCGCCGTCAGGGGCTGACCGAGGCCGGTCGGGTGTTTTACGAACGCTGCCGCCGACTGCTGGCCGATGCCGACGCGGCCGAAGCCAGTGCGCGGGCGCTGTTAAGCTCCCCCAGCGGGCTGTTGCGCATCAGCGCGCCGGTCACCTTCGGCAACCGCGTTCTGACACCGATACTGACCGAGTTCCTGCAACGGCACCCGGAGGTGGAAGCGGAAGTGGTGCTGTCGGATCGCAAAGTGGATTTGATCGAAGAAGGCTACGAGGCCGCGTTTCGCATCGGGCCGGTGGCGGACGACGGCCTGGTGGCGCGCGCCCTGCCCGATTACCGCATGACGCTGGCTGCCTCGCCGGATTATCTGGCACAGCACGGTGAACCCACACGGCCGGAGCAGCTCAGCGCACACTGCTGCTTTGGTTTCAGCCAGTGGGATGGCAACCACTTTTGGCGGCTGTTGGGGCCGCCGGGAGAGATCAGCGTACCGGTCAGGCCTCGATTGAGAATGGACTCCGGTGAAGGGGTACGCCGGGCGGCATTGGCGGATTTTGGCATCGCGCTGCATGCCACTCTGCTGCTGGATGAAGATATCGCCGCCGGCAGATTGGTCCGGGTACTGCCGGAGTATTCACCACTGCCGCGCCCGATGCACCTGGTCTATCTGCCCGAAAGGCGGCAATCCGCCAAGCTGGAAGCCTTTATCGCCCTGACCGTAGCCAGACTGTGGGGCCGGGTTTAA
- a CDS encoding quinone oxidoreductase family protein: MQALAFEQFGGPDVLEYLELPTPAVPAGAVQVRMGAAGLNFADIYRRKGNYVLHGNPPHIGGYEGVGTIIALGEGVQGWQLGERIGFADVPFCHATRINVPVEHALRLPQALSDVEAASILLQGLTAQYLINDSVQVKAGDRALVHAAAGGVGQILTRMLVARGAQVYAVVSSAHKQQIALNNGAAAAFTYQQDWVTQIAALTDGGVEYGFDSVGITLQQSIDALRPGGRVVTFGMAGGEAPAISAYQLMMDSKGVVGGDLWTYLNSAEARRTRAERLFSSWQNGEFAIPHIETFPLKEGASAHRRLEDRSFAGKIVLLNDSDPRS; the protein is encoded by the coding sequence ATGCAGGCATTAGCGTTTGAACAATTTGGCGGGCCGGACGTGCTCGAATACCTTGAGCTGCCGACGCCGGCGGTACCTGCGGGTGCGGTACAGGTACGCATGGGTGCCGCCGGGCTGAATTTTGCCGATATCTATCGCCGTAAGGGCAATTACGTGCTGCACGGCAATCCCCCTCATATTGGCGGTTACGAAGGGGTCGGCACCATCATTGCCTTGGGTGAGGGCGTTCAGGGGTGGCAACTCGGAGAGCGGATTGGTTTTGCTGACGTACCTTTTTGTCATGCCACTCGCATCAATGTGCCGGTGGAGCACGCGCTGCGTCTGCCACAGGCATTGAGCGACGTTGAAGCCGCCTCTATTTTGCTGCAGGGGCTGACGGCGCAGTACCTGATCAATGACAGTGTTCAGGTCAAGGCGGGCGATCGCGCCCTGGTGCATGCCGCCGCCGGCGGTGTCGGACAGATCCTTACCCGGATGCTGGTGGCGCGTGGCGCGCAGGTTTACGCCGTTGTCTCTTCGGCGCATAAACAGCAGATTGCGTTAAACAACGGCGCGGCGGCGGCCTTCACTTATCAGCAGGATTGGGTCACGCAGATTGCCGCTCTGACCGACGGCGGCGTTGAGTACGGTTTTGACTCCGTGGGCATCACCCTGCAACAAAGCATCGACGCGCTGCGCCCCGGCGGTCGAGTGGTCACCTTCGGCATGGCCGGGGGTGAGGCACCGGCGATCTCTGCCTATCAGCTGATGATGGATTCCAAAGGCGTAGTGGGGGGCGATCTCTGGACTTACCTCAATAGCGCAGAGGCGCGACGTACGCGGGCCGAGCGTCTGTTCAGCAGTTGGCAGAATGGCGAGTTTGCTATCCCGCACATCGAAACCTTCCCGCTCAAAGAGGGGGCGTCGGCGCACCGTCGCCTGGAAGATCGCAGCTTTGCCGGCAAAATTGTGCTGCTCAACGATAGCGACCCGCGGAGTTAA
- a CDS encoding oxygenase MpaB family protein: protein MEVIRAAIEKQVISLTGLALGDIDFENPPGDPGLFGPQSVIWQVHNDFTSMLCGGVSALLMQMLHPLALAGVWDHSNFREDMLGRLRRTSQFVSVTTFGPTAEAERLIAKVKAIHLRVNGVSSDGRPYAASDPELLTWVHVVESSRFLASHLRYRNPSLPREKQDQYYREAARVAAALGAEEIPTSCTAVEEYLQRMRPQLVCDERTREVARILLAAPAPSALARPFGALVMQAGIDLLPDWAQQQFDFHPGNLRRRLVRTGAGGVGKVLRASMRNGSYQRALRRINRQA, encoded by the coding sequence ATGGAAGTGATACGCGCAGCGATAGAAAAACAGGTCATCAGCCTGACCGGGCTGGCGCTCGGCGACATTGATTTTGAAAATCCGCCGGGGGATCCGGGCCTGTTCGGCCCGCAGTCGGTTATCTGGCAGGTGCACAACGATTTTACCTCGATGCTGTGCGGGGGCGTCAGCGCCTTGCTGATGCAGATGCTGCACCCGCTGGCGTTGGCGGGAGTGTGGGATCATTCCAACTTTCGTGAGGATATGCTCGGCCGCCTGCGCCGTACCAGCCAGTTTGTCTCCGTCACCACTTTTGGCCCCACCGCCGAAGCCGAACGCCTGATTGCCAAAGTCAAAGCTATTCACCTGCGGGTCAACGGCGTCAGCAGTGACGGCAGGCCTTACGCCGCCAGCGATCCTGAGTTGCTTACCTGGGTGCACGTGGTGGAAAGCAGCCGTTTTTTGGCCAGCCATTTACGCTACCGCAACCCGTCTCTTCCCCGTGAAAAGCAGGACCAATATTACCGTGAGGCTGCACGCGTAGCCGCAGCCTTGGGGGCGGAAGAAATCCCAACCTCCTGCACGGCGGTAGAGGAGTATCTGCAACGGATGCGTCCGCAATTGGTGTGCGATGAACGCACGCGGGAAGTTGCGCGTATTCTGCTGGCCGCGCCGGCCCCCAGCGCATTGGCCCGGCCTTTTGGCGCTTTGGTGATGCAGGCGGGTATCGACCTGTTGCCAGACTGGGCGCAACAACAGTTTGATTTTCATCCCGGAAACTTACGCCGCCGCCTGGTGCGCACCGGTGCAGGGGGCGTCGGTAAAGTGCTGCGCGCCTCAATGCGTAATGGTTCATATCAGCGCGCGCTGCGCCGAATTAACCGACAGGCCTGA
- a CDS encoding suppressor of fused domain protein, whose product MNESHVLAEVSNENQTLVAVVQQDHRAAYFYIYPSEENSERFQVRACWLRNLAAAPQQEDSAALALGQPPMLAAEFCRNLEGEAPLNPEGLTVVWTESDDGAALWYYGQLLAVIPGWSLYIDHSVCYSASCIKESPLAYPLGSASTNTQYALAESTRQFWRSWQREEGNPWPKMQSDYQAHYEQHFGPSVKYYAIDQGKWPPMAITQHERDGIYYFLTLGVSIRPMPWVEILFNDDASRYRRMEMGIAIDGQYMTEENAIQMASALAGFAHVPWSKITWFGEGHTLESEVAPQGYEGYVLSSSFYPYHEHLSLPKQYGDPVNIFWASPVFEAERLLAHATPNGGHELVNKLREQGVDHIFRPRQPVC is encoded by the coding sequence ATGAACGAGTCACACGTACTTGCTGAAGTCAGTAATGAGAACCAGACGCTGGTCGCGGTGGTTCAGCAAGATCACCGGGCTGCTTATTTTTATATTTACCCTTCAGAAGAAAATAGCGAACGTTTTCAGGTGCGCGCTTGCTGGCTGCGTAACCTGGCCGCTGCGCCGCAGCAGGAAGACAGCGCGGCACTGGCGCTGGGGCAGCCACCGATGCTGGCGGCCGAGTTTTGCCGCAATCTGGAAGGGGAAGCGCCGCTGAACCCGGAAGGGCTGACGGTGGTTTGGACCGAGAGCGACGACGGCGCGGCACTGTGGTATTACGGCCAATTGCTGGCGGTGATCCCCGGCTGGAGCCTGTATATCGACCATTCGGTATGTTATTCCGCCAGCTGCATTAAAGAGAGCCCGCTGGCTTATCCGCTAGGCTCCGCTTCCACCAATACCCAGTATGCACTGGCGGAAAGTACCCGTCAGTTCTGGCGCAGTTGGCAGCGGGAGGAAGGGAATCCCTGGCCCAAGATGCAGAGCGATTATCAGGCGCATTACGAGCAGCATTTTGGCCCCTCGGTGAAATACTACGCCATCGATCAGGGCAAGTGGCCGCCGATGGCGATCACTCAGCATGAACGCGACGGCATCTACTATTTCCTTACCCTGGGCGTCAGCATCCGGCCGATGCCGTGGGTAGAGATCCTGTTTAACGACGACGCCTCCCGCTATCGCCGTATGGAAATGGGTATCGCCATCGACGGTCAATACATGACCGAGGAAAATGCGATACAGATGGCCAGCGCGTTGGCCGGTTTCGCCCACGTGCCTTGGTCAAAAATCACCTGGTTTGGCGAAGGGCATACCCTGGAGTCCGAAGTGGCGCCTCAGGGCTATGAGGGCTACGTGCTGTCTTCCTCCTTTTATCCGTATCACGAGCATCTGAGCTTGCCGAAACAGTATGGCGATCCGGTCAATATTTTCTGGGCCAGCCCAGTATTTGAAGCCGAGCGTCTGCTGGCGCATGCGACGCCGAATGGGGGTCATGAGTTGGTTAACAAACTGCGTGAGCAGGGCGTTGACCATATCTTCCGTCCGCGTCAGCCGGTATGCTGA
- a CDS encoding cysteine hydrolase family protein yields the protein MKSALLVIDVQKGLFTPPPADAEATIDRINTLSAAARQAGVPVIFIQHQTQHDELAHGSDAWQLDPGLQVKAGDHRVEKTTPDSFLRTGLGPLLIANGISHLVVCGYSTEFCVDTTTRRAAALGYPVTLAADAHTSHDKAHASGLQIRAHHNATLSNIESFGVLIDALPTAEIRF from the coding sequence ATGAAGTCAGCGCTGTTGGTTATTGATGTGCAGAAAGGGTTGTTTACACCGCCGCCGGCGGATGCCGAAGCGACGATCGATCGCATTAACACCCTGAGCGCCGCTGCCCGTCAGGCTGGCGTGCCGGTGATTTTCATTCAACATCAAACGCAGCATGATGAGTTGGCGCACGGCAGTGACGCCTGGCAACTTGATCCCGGTTTGCAGGTAAAGGCCGGCGATCATCGGGTAGAGAAAACCACGCCGGACTCATTCCTGCGTACCGGATTGGGGCCGCTGTTAATTGCGAACGGTATCTCGCATCTGGTGGTTTGCGGCTATTCCACCGAATTTTGCGTGGATACCACCACTCGCCGCGCCGCCGCGCTGGGTTACCCGGTGACGCTGGCGGCCGATGCGCATACCAGCCATGACAAAGCGCATGCCTCCGGCCTGCAGATCCGCGCCCATCACAACGCCACACTGTCGAATATCGAAAGCTTTGGTGTCCTGATCGACGCACTGCCAACGGCAGAAATTCGTTTCTGA
- a CDS encoding NAD(P)-dependent oxidoreductase produces MKIGFAGLGGMGSAMAANLLQAGYGVKVWNRSPQAAQPLVSAGAVQARQPEELAEVDVLITMLANDAATEQVVVESGLLQQLRAGAIHINMATVSVALAKRLALLHAERNVGYIAAPVLGRVDVAAAGKLNILAAGDPLLLAKVQPLFEVLGQQTWHFGDQPEQANIVKIAANFTLASAIEAMAEGSALVRNYGVSGADYLHMLTSTLFASPAYKGYGGLIAEEKFEPAGFKLSLGMKDVGLALEAGANSHTPMPFASVLKDNFLDAVAQGDADLDWSALAKVAARRAGLK; encoded by the coding sequence ATGAAGATCGGATTTGCCGGCCTGGGCGGTATGGGCAGCGCGATGGCCGCCAACCTGTTGCAGGCTGGCTATGGGGTAAAGGTATGGAACCGTTCGCCCCAGGCAGCACAGCCTTTGGTGAGCGCCGGGGCCGTGCAGGCTCGGCAGCCGGAAGAACTGGCGGAGGTGGACGTACTGATCACCATGCTGGCCAACGATGCCGCCACCGAGCAGGTAGTGGTGGAAAGCGGGCTGCTGCAACAGCTGCGGGCGGGAGCGATTCACATCAATATGGCGACGGTCTCGGTGGCGTTGGCCAAACGGCTGGCGTTGCTGCACGCGGAGCGCAACGTCGGTTATATCGCCGCACCGGTGTTGGGGCGGGTGGACGTAGCCGCAGCCGGCAAGCTGAATATTCTGGCGGCGGGCGATCCGCTGTTGCTCGCCAAAGTGCAGCCGCTGTTTGAGGTGCTCGGCCAGCAGACCTGGCATTTTGGCGATCAGCCCGAGCAGGCCAACATCGTTAAAATCGCCGCCAATTTCACGTTGGCCAGCGCCATTGAGGCGATGGCGGAAGGCAGTGCTCTGGTGCGCAACTACGGCGTTTCCGGCGCGGATTATCTGCACATGCTCACCAGTACCCTGTTTGCCTCTCCGGCTTACAAGGGTTATGGAGGGTTGATCGCCGAAGAAAAGTTTGAACCTGCGGGTTTTAAATTAAGCCTGGGGATGAAAGACGTCGGCCTGGCGCTAGAGGCCGGTGCCAACAGCCACACGCCAATGCCGTTCGCCAGCGTGCTAAAGGACAACTTCCTCGACGCGGTGGCGCAAGGCGACGCAGATTTGGATTGGTCGGCATTGGCCAAAGTGGCGGCACGCAGAGCCGGATTGAAGTAA
- a CDS encoding SDR family NAD(P)-dependent oxidoreductase encodes MTQRTAVITGGSSGIGLAIAQQLAQQDYRIAIVARNPQRLQQAAQQIGHGTRHYAADLSQRGAVEEVAAQLAADLGTLDVLINNAGFTRVIAADTPLAQAEQEWDAVIDGNLKSTFLFTLAMLPHLRKPGGRIINLSSIAAQCGSGSAGALGYSAAKAGVQGFTLSLARELGEAGITVNAIAPGFIADTRFFGTGLPQDRIDAIAAETPMGRTGRVEDIASAALWLASKEASFITGTVTSINGGARVG; translated from the coding sequence ATGACGCAACGTACAGCGGTGATTACCGGCGGATCCAGCGGTATTGGACTGGCCATCGCCCAGCAACTGGCACAACAGGATTACCGCATCGCCATCGTGGCGCGTAACCCTCAACGCCTGCAACAGGCGGCGCAGCAAATTGGCCACGGCACCCGCCATTATGCGGCTGACTTGAGCCAACGTGGCGCGGTGGAAGAAGTGGCCGCCCAGTTGGCCGCCGATCTGGGCACTTTGGATGTGCTGATCAACAACGCCGGTTTTACCCGGGTGATTGCCGCCGATACGCCCCTGGCACAGGCCGAGCAGGAATGGGACGCGGTGATCGACGGGAACCTGAAAAGTACCTTTTTGTTTACGTTGGCGATGTTGCCGCATCTGCGTAAACCGGGCGGTCGCATCATCAACCTGAGTTCGATCGCCGCCCAATGCGGCAGCGGCAGCGCCGGTGCTCTGGGCTACTCTGCCGCCAAGGCCGGCGTGCAAGGTTTTACCCTCAGCCTGGCACGCGAACTGGGCGAAGCAGGCATCACGGTCAACGCCATTGCGCCGGGCTTTATCGCCGATACTCGCTTTTTCGGTACCGGTTTGCCGCAGGATCGCATTGACGCCATCGCGGCCGAAACACCGATGGGGCGCACCGGCCGGGTAGAGGATATCGCCAGCGCCGCGCTGTGGCTGGCTTCGAAAGAGGCCTCTTTCATCACCGGAACCGTTACCTCGATTAACGGGGGGGCGCGGGTCGGTTAA
- a CDS encoding LysR family transcriptional regulator translates to MIELRQLRQFVAVAEEMSFHRAAERLHMAQPPLTAAIRKIEQELGVPLLERGNRITRITEAGQVFLIEARRTLAQFERTLGNTRRAARGLTESLRLTFVDSTVNALLPGILRQFRQAHPQAEFHLQEATTAEQLIALRDDRADIGMVVLPIAPQDELQILPFLQDRMVLALPDHHPLATQRHVTLSDLADQPWVLFPAHYGPGMHAAILQACAVAGFSPRIVQEARQMQTIGGLVAGGVGIALMPALFAVLKSPGVVFRELSGAGSPVPYTLALALRTPSPLIEAFCRIAGEQAAAWQRAVIDNRRSGGIP, encoded by the coding sequence GTGATTGAGCTACGCCAACTGCGGCAATTTGTCGCCGTCGCCGAAGAGATGAGCTTTCACCGCGCCGCCGAGCGTTTGCACATGGCGCAGCCGCCGTTGACGGCCGCCATCAGAAAGATTGAGCAGGAGCTGGGTGTCCCCTTACTGGAACGCGGCAACCGGATCACGCGCATCACCGAGGCTGGGCAGGTGTTTCTGATCGAGGCGCGGCGGACCTTGGCGCAGTTTGAGCGCACCCTTGGCAATACCCGACGTGCGGCGCGTGGCCTGACGGAATCGCTGCGGTTGACCTTTGTCGATAGCACGGTGAATGCCCTGCTGCCGGGGATCCTGCGCCAGTTTCGTCAGGCGCACCCGCAGGCGGAGTTTCATTTGCAGGAGGCCACCACCGCCGAACAGCTGATCGCGCTGCGCGACGATCGCGCCGATATCGGCATGGTGGTCCTGCCGATAGCGCCACAGGATGAGCTGCAGATTCTGCCTTTTTTACAGGATCGCATGGTGCTGGCGCTGCCGGATCACCACCCTTTGGCGACGCAACGGCACGTGACGCTGAGCGATTTGGCCGATCAGCCCTGGGTGCTGTTTCCGGCACATTATGGGCCGGGGATGCACGCGGCGATTTTGCAGGCCTGTGCGGTGGCGGGGTTCAGCCCGCGTATCGTGCAGGAAGCTCGGCAGATGCAAACCATCGGCGGGCTGGTGGCCGGTGGGGTGGGGATTGCACTGATGCCGGCTCTGTTTGCGGTACTGAAATCACCCGGCGTGGTGTTCCGCGAACTGAGTGGCGCAGGTAGCCCGGTGCCCTATACGCTGGCGCTGGCGTTACGCACCCCTTCACCGCTGATCGAGGCATTTTGTCGTATCGCCGGCGAACAGGCGGCGGCCTGGCAGCGTGCGGTTATTGACAACCGGCGCAGTGGGGGGATACCTTAA
- the trpS gene encoding tryptophan--tRNA ligase — MSYTILTGDRATGSLHLGHYVGSLRQRVELQQQHQQTVLVADLQGLTDNGNNPQKISANVLNLVADYLAVGIDPQKTTICLQSALPALAELTMYYLNLVSVARLERNPTVKSEIIEKDFSRSLPAGFLIYPVSQAADITAFGATHVPVGDDQLPMLEQTNEIVRRFNHIVGRPVLTECQPLLSNVGRLPGLDGQGKMSKSRGNTITLGADAEQVHKAVMSMFTDPGHLNVKDPGRVEGNMVFTYLDAFCEDADLVADLKAHYRRGGLGDMKIKRLLEDCLQSLLEPIRTRRAEYLADKGELLRILQQGTQRADKISKQTLAQVKGALGLDFFSRC, encoded by the coding sequence ATGAGCTACACCATTTTGACCGGCGATCGCGCCACCGGATCCCTGCATTTAGGCCACTACGTCGGATCCTTGCGCCAGCGCGTTGAGCTGCAACAACAGCATCAGCAAACGGTGCTGGTCGCGGACCTGCAGGGGCTGACCGATAACGGCAACAATCCGCAAAAAATCAGCGCCAACGTGCTGAATCTGGTCGCCGACTACCTGGCGGTCGGCATCGATCCGCAGAAAACCACGATTTGCCTGCAATCCGCGCTGCCGGCGCTGGCTGAGCTGACGATGTATTATCTCAATCTGGTCAGCGTGGCACGGCTGGAGCGCAACCCCACAGTGAAAAGCGAAATTATCGAAAAAGACTTTTCCCGCAGCCTGCCGGCCGGTTTTCTGATTTACCCGGTCAGCCAGGCGGCGGACATCACCGCATTTGGCGCGACCCACGTACCGGTTGGTGACGATCAGCTACCAATGCTGGAGCAGACCAACGAGATCGTGCGGCGCTTTAATCACATCGTTGGCAGACCGGTACTGACAGAATGCCAGCCGTTGTTGAGCAACGTCGGCCGCCTGCCGGGGCTGGATGGGCAGGGCAAGATGTCGAAATCGCGCGGCAACACCATTACTCTGGGCGCCGATGCCGAGCAGGTGCACAAGGCGGTGATGAGCATGTTTACCGATCCTGGTCACCTGAACGTTAAGGATCCCGGCCGCGTGGAGGGCAATATGGTGTTCACCTATCTGGATGCTTTCTGTGAGGATGCCGATCTGGTTGCCGATCTGAAGGCGCATTATCGTCGTGGCGGGCTGGGGGACATGAAAATCAAACGCCTGTTGGAAGATTGCCTGCAAAGCCTGCTGGAACCAATCCGTACCCGTCGGGCCGAGTATCTGGCCGACAAGGGCGAGCTGTTGCGCATTCTGCAGCAGGGCACCCAGCGTGCCGATAAGATCAGCAAGCAGACGCTGGCACAGGTGAAAGGCGCGTTGGGGCTGGATTTCTTTAGCCGGTGTTGA
- a CDS encoding MFS transporter translates to MERTHTVDSGKPQTDPYSDNIIPMPPEGMLVRSAKIKKIQTTAMLLLFLAAIINFLDRSSLSVANSTIREEMGLSGTEIGLLLSAFSLAYGIAQLPCGPLLDRKGPRLMLGIGMFVWSLFQTLSGMIHNFTQFIWVRIGLGIGEAPMNPCGVKVINDWFNIKDRGMPMGIFNAASTIGLAISPPILTAMMLAFGWRGMFITIGVLGIALSIGWYMLYRNRQDVSLSAQEQAYLNAGSVSARPEPMNFREWRGLFRNRTMWGMMIGFSGINYTAWLYLAWLPGYLQTTYHLDLKSTGLMSAIPFLFGAAGMLSNGFVTDFLVRRGMAPLKSRKICIVAGMLLSASFTAVVAQATTTYSAVLLIGMALFCIHFAGTSCWGLIHVAVTSRMTASVGSIQNFASFIFASFAPVVTGWILDTTHSFNLALILCSCFTLIGALSYIFVVKHPIVDSAA, encoded by the coding sequence ATGGAAAGAACCCATACCGTCGATAGCGGAAAACCACAAACGGATCCCTATTCCGATAACATAATTCCTATGCCGCCGGAGGGCATGTTAGTCCGCTCGGCAAAAATTAAAAAAATCCAAACTACGGCCATGTTGTTGCTATTTCTGGCGGCAATAATCAATTTTCTCGATCGCAGCTCGCTCTCAGTGGCGAACTCCACCATTCGGGAAGAAATGGGGCTGAGCGGTACCGAAATCGGCTTGCTGCTGTCGGCTTTTTCATTGGCCTACGGCATCGCCCAACTGCCCTGCGGGCCGCTGTTGGATCGAAAAGGCCCACGTCTGATGCTGGGGATCGGGATGTTTGTCTGGTCGCTGTTTCAAACGCTGTCCGGCATGATCCATAACTTCACCCAGTTTATCTGGGTACGTATCGGGCTGGGGATCGGCGAAGCGCCAATGAATCCCTGCGGCGTAAAGGTGATCAATGACTGGTTCAACATTAAAGATCGCGGCATGCCCATGGGCATTTTCAATGCCGCTTCGACCATCGGGCTGGCGATCAGCCCGCCGATCCTCACGGCCATGATGCTGGCCTTCGGCTGGCGCGGTATGTTCATCACCATCGGCGTGTTGGGGATCGCCCTGTCGATCGGCTGGTACATGCTGTATCGCAACCGGCAGGACGTCAGCCTGAGTGCTCAGGAACAGGCCTATCTGAACGCCGGTAGCGTCAGCGCGCGGCCTGAACCGATGAACTTTCGCGAGTGGCGTGGGCTATTCAGGAACCGTACCATGTGGGGCATGATGATCGGCTTTAGCGGCATCAACTACACCGCCTGGCTGTATCTGGCCTGGCTGCCGGGTTACCTGCAAACCACTTACCATCTGGATCTGAAAAGCACCGGGCTAATGAGTGCCATCCCCTTCCTGTTTGGCGCCGCCGGTATGTTGTCGAACGGTTTCGTCACCGACTTTTTAGTTCGGCGCGGAATGGCACCGCTGAAAAGCCGCAAAATTTGCATTGTGGCCGGCATGCTGCTGTCCGCTTCCTTTACCGCGGTGGTTGCCCAGGCTACCACCACCTACAGCGCGGTGTTGTTGATCGGCATGGCGCTGTTTTGTATCCACTTTGCCGGCACCTCCTGCTGGGGCCTGATCCACGTGGCGGTAACCTCGCGCATGACGGCCTCCGTCGGCAGCATTCAAAACTTCGCCAGCTTTATCTTCGCCTCGTTCGCGCCGGTGGTCACCGGCTGGATCCTCGATACCACCCACTCTTTCAACCTGGCGCTCATCCTCTGTTCCTGCTTCACCCTGATAGGTGCACTGTCGTATATCTTCGTGGTTAAACACCCGATCGTTGACAGCGCCGCCTAA
- a CDS encoding GntR family transcriptional regulator has protein sequence MSRTQNLRQNVVNQMIDSINNGHLRSPLPSQAALAEMYNISRTTVRHTLAHLSQCGVLEKVGDDYVILRRALPQDGFDCQSLSLDEQGKKFEKAFYQMINQKQLRAGDTFSELQLSRAVNVSPVVVREFLLHFSRYNLIDSVRRGQWSMKKFDQRYAEQLFELRQMLETHALSHFINLPMHDERWLQAKELLSRHRQLRENISDNYRLFSQLDRDFHGLILSAANNPFFNQSLEIISVIFHFHYQWGETDLKQRNIVAIEEHMTILSALICRNDQEAINGLHRHLDTAKQSMIRSINQSIA, from the coding sequence ATGAGCAGAACCCAAAACCTGCGGCAAAACGTAGTAAACCAGATGATCGACAGCATCAATAACGGTCACCTGCGCTCGCCGCTGCCGTCTCAGGCCGCCCTGGCCGAAATGTACAACATCAGCCGCACCACCGTGCGCCATACGCTGGCGCACTTGTCCCAGTGTGGCGTGCTGGAAAAAGTCGGCGATGACTACGTTATTTTACGCCGGGCACTGCCGCAAGATGGCTTCGACTGCCAGAGCCTTTCTCTTGATGAACAGGGGAAAAAGTTTGAAAAGGCGTTCTACCAAATGATCAACCAAAAGCAGCTGCGCGCCGGCGATACCTTCAGCGAACTGCAGCTGTCGCGTGCGGTCAACGTGAGCCCGGTGGTGGTGCGGGAGTTTCTGCTGCACTTCAGCCGTTACAACCTGATCGACAGCGTCCGGCGCGGTCAGTGGAGCATGAAGAAATTTGATCAACGCTACGCCGAACAGCTGTTTGAATTGCGCCAGATGCTGGAAACGCACGCCCTTTCCCACTTTATCAATCTGCCGATGCACGACGAGCGCTGGCTGCAGGCCAAAGAGCTGCTGAGCCGTCACCGCCAACTGCGGGAAAACATCAGCGACAACTATCGCCTGTTTTCCCAATTGGATCGCGATTTCCACGGGCTGATCCTCTCCGCCGCCAACAACCCGTTCTTCAACCAGTCGCTGGAGATCATTTCCGTGATTTTCCATTTCCACTACCAGTGGGGTGAAACCGATCTTAAACAGCGCAATATCGTCGCCATTGAAGAACACATGACTATTCTCAGCGCGTTGATCTGCCGTAACGATCAGGAAGCCATCAACGGCCTGCACCGCCATCTGGACACCGCCAAGCAGTCCATGATCCGCTCGATCAATCAGAGCATCGCCTGA